A single region of the Gracilibacillus caseinilyticus genome encodes:
- a CDS encoding spore germination protein, with protein MEQEKRLYHNYEKNVQYIHDYLAVDKSFDLIHLDVKYAGKKMALFFIDGLIKDEMLHYLMRFLAELEEGDLEPETLQKLIKRYIPYVEIDVEKDINNAADFVLAGPTALVVEGLDHVIMIDARTYPVRGPEEPDLERVVRGSRDGFVETIIFNTALTRRKVRDRSLRMEYMSIGRRSKTDICICYLEDIADPRRVETLKNHLDSIDTDGLPMAEKTIEEYLSGKTWNPYPTIRYTERPDTASEHLYEGHILVIIDGSPSVMITPATFWHHLQHAEEYRQKPFIGVYLRMVRFLAVFVSLFLLPFYFLLSTEPELLPDAIAFIGPKEVGLIPLIVQFLLAEVGIDVLRMAAIHTPSSLATALGLVSAIIIGQIAVEVGWFSNEVVLYLAAVVMGTFATPSYELSLANRVTRIILLLATAIFGVKGFIISITVYILYLTNLKTFYIGYFWPFMPFEPKALLNVIVRQPIPYDHQRPSFLNPKDPDR; from the coding sequence ATGGAACAAGAGAAACGTTTGTATCATAATTATGAGAAGAATGTCCAATATATACATGATTATTTGGCAGTAGATAAAAGCTTTGACCTTATACATTTAGATGTCAAGTATGCTGGAAAGAAAATGGCATTGTTTTTTATTGATGGTTTAATAAAAGATGAAATGCTTCATTATTTGATGCGTTTTCTCGCTGAGTTAGAAGAAGGTGATCTTGAACCAGAAACACTGCAAAAATTAATCAAGCGCTATATTCCCTATGTAGAGATTGATGTAGAAAAAGATATAAATAATGCAGCTGATTTTGTATTGGCAGGTCCTACAGCTTTAGTAGTAGAAGGACTTGATCATGTGATAATGATCGACGCAAGAACGTATCCTGTCAGAGGACCGGAAGAACCAGATTTGGAAAGAGTGGTGAGAGGCTCTCGTGATGGATTTGTGGAAACCATTATTTTTAATACGGCGTTAACAAGACGAAAGGTCAGAGACAGGTCACTGAGAATGGAATACATGTCCATTGGTCGCAGGTCAAAAACCGATATCTGTATTTGTTATTTGGAAGATATTGCAGATCCGAGGAGAGTAGAGACACTCAAAAATCACTTAGATAGTATTGATACCGATGGATTACCGATGGCAGAAAAGACGATTGAGGAATATTTGAGTGGAAAAACATGGAATCCTTATCCGACCATCCGTTATACCGAAAGACCCGATACTGCCTCTGAACATCTGTATGAAGGACACATCTTAGTGATTATCGATGGTTCACCAAGTGTCATGATTACACCAGCGACATTCTGGCATCACTTACAGCATGCAGAAGAGTATCGACAAAAACCATTTATCGGCGTCTATCTACGTATGGTTCGTTTTCTAGCGGTATTTGTGTCCTTATTTCTGCTGCCGTTTTATTTCCTATTGTCAACGGAGCCAGAATTATTGCCAGATGCAATAGCGTTCATTGGACCAAAAGAAGTTGGCTTAATTCCATTAATCGTTCAATTCCTGTTGGCTGAAGTTGGAATTGATGTATTGAGGATGGCAGCTATTCATACGCCATCGTCCCTGGCAACCGCTCTTGGACTTGTATCAGCTATTATCATCGGGCAAATTGCCGTGGAAGTAGGCTGGTTTTCTAATGAAGTAGTGTTGTATTTGGCAGCAGTTGTGATGGGTACTTTTGCCACACCAAGCTATGAATTAAGCCTGGCAAATCGAGTTACGCGGATTATACTGTTACTTGCTACAGCTATATTTGGTGTAAAAGGGTTTATTATATCCATAACAGTCTACATTTTGTATTTAACCAATTTAAAGACTTTTTACATCGGCTATTTTTGGCCATTCATGCCATTTGAACCGAAAGCTTTATTAAATGTTATCGTGCGACAGCCTATTCCATACGATCATCAGCGTCCATCTTTCTTAAACCCGAAAGATCCAGATAGATAA
- a CDS encoding YqgQ family protein, whose translation MQSVYDIRKLLLKFGTIIYLGDRLADLEMMETELDELFQVNIITKEEYLEAKLILRKEREKTK comes from the coding sequence ATGCAGAGTGTTTATGATATACGAAAACTATTATTGAAATTTGGAACGATCATCTATTTAGGTGATCGTTTAGCTGATTTAGAAATGATGGAAACAGAATTAGATGAACTTTTCCAAGTGAATATCATCACAAAAGAAGAATATTTAGAAGCTAAGCTGATACTCAGAAAAGAGAGAGAAAAAACTAAATAA
- a CDS encoding 5-formyltetrahydrofolate cyclo-ligase, with translation MEELKAKQMIRSAVFHAWRQINKRNVIENRLQKQLFQSSEWHQSDTIAITISTALEWDTIEIIKKAWKEGKRVAIPKCFPLTKEMCFYQYNPGDKLLPIWKDMLEPVGNARSLIKKSEIDLIVVPGIAFDKAGFRIGYGGGYYDRYLQGYQGISMSIAAAFQLYSSIPTQSHDVPVDIIITDYCKVYQPIHKKAAKGKTSYI, from the coding sequence ATGGAGGAGCTGAAAGCAAAACAAATGATTAGATCTGCAGTCTTTCATGCTTGGCGACAAATTAACAAGAGAAACGTGATAGAGAACCGTCTCCAAAAGCAGCTGTTTCAATCTTCAGAATGGCACCAATCCGATACGATTGCTATTACAATCTCCACTGCATTGGAATGGGATACCATAGAGATTATAAAAAAAGCTTGGAAGGAAGGTAAACGGGTAGCGATACCGAAGTGTTTTCCTCTAACGAAGGAAATGTGCTTTTATCAATACAATCCAGGCGATAAATTGCTTCCAATTTGGAAAGATATGCTGGAGCCAGTTGGTAATGCCAGATCACTAATAAAGAAATCAGAAATTGATTTAATTGTTGTTCCTGGCATTGCTTTCGATAAAGCTGGCTTCCGCATCGGATATGGAGGCGGATATTATGATCGATATTTACAAGGTTATCAAGGAATTTCAATGTCAATAGCTGCAGCTTTTCAATTATATTCATCGATTCCTACACAATCGCATGATGTACCCGTAGACATCATTATAACCGATTACTGCAAAGTCTATCAGCCAATACATAAAAAAGCGGCGAAAGGAAAAACTTCTTATATATAA
- a CDS encoding rhomboid family intramembrane serine protease — protein sequence MYLKNQFVRHRLVLHLLEHEGYETITKSSNRDEILLWRKMDRTTNIVRIALKQFDWARELDHSIEQIERNFSKNVQLPLFQKEINFHHVCIADYVPVDSWQRQKAPNMKAIDHTYVYIWTPDQDEQFARFFNNAGIEQPLSFSIPEQLMELEQHTNYLKQKIDQIDYQAKKEVADVFNKAKPILSYVLIAINIAVFVLVELMGGSTDPETLIKFGAKYNPAMMDGEWWRILSSMFLHIGVLHIGLNMMALYFVGTLVERIFGNYRFLIIYFLAGISGGIASFAFNANVAAGASGALFGLFGALLLFGLKNPKIFFKTIGMNVIFLVILNIIFGLSIQQVDNGAHLGGLIGGFLAAGVVQLPSMKKNWKQSLFFCAYLVYSVGLLFYGIQNDQVQYNETVQLQHIQQLIEEERYQQVTESASKSLPYAEYYQAELLFYRSFANIQLAEYDQAEQDLEVAVDKKPDFKEALYNLALIYQQEEKMEEALKISEKLIELDQDNTTYQTLYQELTKTTN from the coding sequence ATGTATTTAAAAAACCAATTTGTTCGTCATCGATTAGTATTACATTTATTAGAGCATGAAGGATATGAAACGATTACTAAATCCTCTAATCGGGACGAAATTTTGTTATGGCGTAAAATGGATCGGACGACAAACATCGTTAGAATTGCATTAAAACAGTTTGATTGGGCTCGAGAGCTTGATCATTCTATCGAACAAATAGAGAGAAACTTTAGCAAAAACGTGCAGTTGCCATTGTTCCAGAAAGAAATCAATTTTCATCATGTTTGCATAGCAGATTATGTACCAGTAGATAGTTGGCAGCGACAAAAAGCTCCAAACATGAAAGCAATTGACCATACATATGTTTATATCTGGACGCCAGATCAAGATGAACAATTTGCCCGCTTTTTTAATAACGCAGGTATTGAGCAACCTTTAAGCTTTTCCATTCCGGAACAGCTTATGGAATTAGAGCAGCATACAAACTATTTAAAACAAAAAATTGATCAGATCGACTATCAAGCAAAAAAAGAAGTAGCTGACGTATTTAACAAGGCTAAACCAATTCTGTCCTACGTACTGATCGCAATTAATATTGCTGTTTTTGTACTGGTTGAGTTGATGGGAGGCTCCACTGATCCCGAAACATTAATAAAATTCGGCGCCAAATATAACCCGGCTATGATGGACGGTGAATGGTGGCGTATCTTATCGTCAATGTTTTTACATATTGGTGTTTTGCATATTGGTCTTAACATGATGGCCCTCTACTTTGTAGGAACCTTGGTGGAACGGATTTTTGGCAATTATCGTTTTCTTATCATCTATTTTTTAGCGGGTATCAGTGGAGGAATAGCTAGTTTCGCCTTTAATGCAAATGTGGCAGCAGGAGCTTCAGGTGCTTTGTTTGGTCTATTTGGAGCACTGTTATTATTTGGGTTAAAGAATCCTAAGATTTTCTTTAAAACTATTGGAATGAATGTTATTTTTCTAGTCATATTGAATATCATTTTTGGACTTTCTATTCAACAAGTAGACAATGGTGCTCACTTAGGCGGATTAATCGGTGGCTTCCTCGCAGCTGGAGTGGTTCAGCTGCCAAGCATGAAAAAGAACTGGAAGCAAAGTTTGTTTTTTTGCGCGTATTTGGTATACAGTGTTGGTTTATTGTTTTATGGTATCCAAAATGATCAGGTTCAATATAATGAAACAGTGCAGTTGCAGCATATTCAGCAATTAATAGAAGAAGAACGATATCAGCAAGTAACAGAGTCTGCGTCAAAATCTTTACCATATGCGGAGTATTATCAAGCAGAACTTTTGTTTTATCGATCTTTTGCCAATATCCAACTAGCGGAATATGATCAAGCGGAACAGGATTTAGAAGTAGCCGTTGATAAGAAGCCGGATTTCAAAGAAGCACTTTATAATTTGGCATTGATATACCAACAGGAAGAAAAGATGGAGGAAGCTCTGAAAATCTCCGAAAAACTAATAGAACTTGATCAAGATAATACGACTTATCAGACGTTATATCAGGAATTAACAAAAACGACGAATTAA